Proteins encoded by one window of Anomalospiza imberbis isolate Cuckoo-Finch-1a 21T00152 chromosome 20, ASM3175350v1, whole genome shotgun sequence:
- the MDH2 gene encoding malate dehydrogenase, mitochondrial codes for MLSRLSTATALRRGIATSAQNNAKVAVLGASGGIGQPLSLLLKNSPLVSKLSLYDIAHTPGVAADLSHIETKANVKGFMGPEQLPECLKGCDVVVIPAGVPRKPGMTRDDLFNTNASIVASLTTACAKHCPEAMICIISNPVNSTIPITSEVFKKHGVYNPNKIFGVTTLDIVRANTFVAELKGLDPARVTVPVIGGHAGKTIIPLISQCTPKVEFPQDQLEKLTARIQEAGTEVVQAKAGAGSATLSMAYAGARFVFSLLDAMSGKQGVVECAFVRSDVTEVPYFSTPLQLGKKGIEKNLGLGKLSPFEEKMVAAAMSELKGSIKKGEEFAKNFK; via the exons ATGCTGTCCCGCCTCAGCACCGCCACCGCCCTGCGCCGCGGCATCGCCACCTCCGCACAG AACAATGCCaaggtggcagtgctgggggccTCGGGGGGCATTgggcagcccctgtccctgctgctgaagAACAGCCCTCTGGTGAGCAAGCTCAGCCTCTACGACATCGCTCACACTCCAGGCGTGGCAGCCGACCTCAGCCACATCGAGACCAAAGCCAATGTCAAAG GCTTCATGGGACCTGAGCAGTTGCCAGAATGTCTGAAGGGCTGTGATGTTGTTGTTATTCCAGCAGGAGTCCCAAGAAAACCAG gTATGACTCGTGACGACCTGTTCAACACCAATGCCAGCATTGTTGCCTCTTTGACAACTGCCTGTGCAAAGCACTGTCCAGAAGCCATGATCTGTATTATTTCTAACCCA GTAAATTCAACCATCCCAATAACTTCAGAAGTCTTCAAGAAGCACGGTGTGTATAATCCCAACAAAATCTTTGGTGTTACAACACTGGACATCGTCAGAGCGAATACTTTTGTGGCTGAACTAAAG GGTTTGGATCCAGCTCGAGTAACTGTTCCGGTTATTGGTGGCCATGCTGGGAAGACCATCATCCCTCTGATCTCTCAG TGCACACCAAAAGTGGAGTTTCCTCAGGATCAGCTGGAGAAGCTTACAGCAAGAATTCAAGAAGCTGGGACTGAAGTTGTCCAAGCTAAAGCAGGAGCAG GATCTGCCACCTTGTCTATGGCCTATGCTGGTGCTCGATTTGTGTTCTCCCTGTTGGATGCCATGAGTGGAAAGCAGGGGGTTGTTGAATGTGCCTTTGTTCGATCAGACGTGACAGAGGTCCCATACTTCTCTACACCTCTGCAACTGGGG AAAAAAGGAATTGAGAAGAACCTAGGCCTTGGCAAGCTCTCCCCCTTTGAAGAGAAGATGGTTGCTGCAGCCATGTCTGAGCTGAAGGGTTCTATTAAGAAAGGAGAGGAATTCGCAAAGAACTTCAAGTGA